The following coding sequences lie in one Apium graveolens cultivar Ventura chromosome 1, ASM990537v1, whole genome shotgun sequence genomic window:
- the LOC141714661 gene encoding uncharacterized protein LOC141714661, with protein MLRELAAHSDFLWCIIGDFNDIMVKEEKQGSCSHPQRLIHGFTEATNDCQLIDLGFNDNMFTWEKSRDTERWVQERLDRGLANRQWKDMFPDTDVKVLDMSASDHLPLHLQLNRKMYVPKKHIFEFENMWLKEKDCLHIIQQCWAEMANHGITEKIQHCCLKLEECKKYMGLDSENSRNARSILASKSQTIVAAKWGSKFANGKWQEEEKQVQAIIVNYFENLFTTSMNDDEFLVPEEGVQQVTPVQNQELMQIVTREEVREAIFSMHPDKSPGMDGLNP; from the exons ATGTTACGCGAATTGGCTGCACACTCAGATTTTCTATGGTGTATCATAGGCGATTTTAATGATATTATGGTGAAAGAGGAAAAGCAAGGGAGTTGTTCACATCCACAAAGGCTTATTCATGGTTTTACAGAAGCTACAAACGATTGCCAACTGATAGACTTGGGGTTTAATGACAATATGTTTACTTGGGAGAAATCAAGGGATACTGAGAGATGGGTGCAGGAGAGATTGGACCGAGGGTTAGCCAACAGACAATGGAAAGATATGTTCCCAGACACCGATGTAAAGGTCCTGGATATGTCGGCATCAGATCACTTACCTCTACATTTGCAGTTGAATAGAAAAATGTATGTGCCTAAGAAGCATATATTTGAGTTTGAGAATATGTGGTTGAAAGAGAAGGACTGTTTGCACATAATACAACAATGTTGGGCAGAGATGGCTAATCATGGTATTACAGAGAAAATCCAACATTGTTGCCTCAAATTAGAGGAATGCAAGAAGTACATGGGATTAGACAGTGAAAATTCTAGAAATGCAAGAAGTATACTGGCATCAAAGAGCCAAACAATTGTTGCTGCAAAGTGGGGATCAAAATTCGCG AATGGGAAGTGGCAGGAGGAAGAAAAACAAGTTCAAGCTATTATTGTTAATTACTTTGAAAACCTGTTTACAACATCAATGAACGATGATGAGTTCCTGGTGCCAGAAGAAGGAGTTCAGCAAGTTACACCAGTTCAAAACCAAGAGTTAATGCAGATTGTGACTCGAGAAGAAGTAAGAGAGGCGATTTTTTCCATGCACCCTGACAAGTCACCTGGAATGGATGGGCTAAATCCATAA